A window of Clostridium taeniosporum genomic DNA:
TTTGAAGAAGCTGAACATGCTTCTAAATTTGCTGAAATACTAGGCGAAGTGGTTGTTCCTGATACAAAAGCAAATTTACAAGCTAGAGTTGAAGCTGAATTTGGTGCATGTGATGGTAAAAAGAAATTAGCTACATTAGCTAAAAAAGAAAATTTAGATGCTATACATGATACTGTTCATGAAATGTGTAAAGATGAAGCTAGACATGGTAGAGCCTTTAAAGGACTATTAGATAGATATTTTAAATAAAACCATTTAAAAATATATAAAATATTATTTTAAGAGGAGTGTTTTTAATGCAAAAAATTAATTGTGACGTAAATAATTGTTCTCATAACTGTTCTGGTACTTGTTATGCTAACCGTGTTGATATAGGTGGAAATTCTGCACAAAAAGATTGTGATACTTGTTGTGGATCTTTTTTAGACAAAAAACTTTATAGTGATTTAACCAATAACTCAAATAGCTCTGGAGAATGTGATTGTTTAGTTTGTACTGTAAAAACTTGTACTCACAACCGTAATAATCTTTGCGATTTATCTTCAATACATGTTAGTGGATCAAAGCCAAATATGTATACAGAAACTAATTGTGCAAGTTTTAAAAATAAATAATAGTTAATATAAAAATAAGCTCTAAATACTTTTAAAAGATTTAGAGCTTATTTTTTATATTAATTATTTTATAAAATTTAAAATAATTTACTATTATAGATTTAATAAAACAACTAAATTTTATTTTATAGTTATACCGTTATTACCTTTACTGTGGCAAATAGCTGCTGATGAACATCCTGAACATCCACAACCACATCCACCTTCACCCTTTTTAGATTTTCTTATACGGTTTACTATTACTAGCGCCATTAAGAAAAATATGATACCAGCTATTATAATTGTAGCTAACATAAATACCACTTCCCTTTATAAAATTTATTAGTAGATAACCTGTCTACAATTATCTACTAATTATTTTGTATAGCTTAGTTGAACTTTACCATTCATACTTGTTTCCTTTTTAGCTGATAATAAAATTCCTATTATTATTACTAATACTATAGCAATTGATATAACTGCTCCTACTACACTTCCACTATAGAACAATGCATTACCTACTTGATTTATTAATAATGCAACAAGATATGCTGTTCCTGTTTGGAATCCTAATGTAATCCAAGTCCATTTCCATGAACCCATTTCTCTTTTTATAGCACCAATTGCTGCAAAACATGGTGCGCAAAGCATATTAAAGGCTATGAAAGCAAATGCACTTACTGCTGTAAACATTCCTGCTACATTCATAATAAGTGTTGGATCTTCTTCTGTTGCTTCTGCAATACCAAATAATATTCCAAAAGTAGCTACAACATTTTCTTTTGCTACAAGTCCAGTAATTGTGGCAACAGCAGATTGCCAATTTCCAAAACCTAATGGTGCAAAAATTGGTGCAAAAACACTTCCTATACTAGCTAATATACTTTCACTAGCATCTACCATTTCTAATGACCAATTAAATGATTGCATAAACCAAATTGCTCCACAAGCAACAAATATAATTGTACCAGCTTTTATAATAAATGCTTTTCCTCTATCCCACATATGCATAAGAACACTTTTTAAAGTTGGAATATGGTATTGTGGAAGTTCCATAACAAAAGGAGCTGGTTCTCCTTTAAATAATTTAGTTTTCTTTAAAAGAATTCCACAAATAATTATCATTATAATTCCTAAGAAATAAACTGACGGTGCTACCCATGATGCTCCACCAAATATTGCACCTGCAAACAATGCTATTATTGGAACTTTAGCGCCACATGGTATAAAAGTTGTTAACATAATAGTCATTTTTCTATCTCTATCATTTTCCATAGTACGAGTCGCCATAATTCCTGGGACTCCACATCCAGAACTTATAAGCATAGGTATAAAAGATTTTCCTGAAAGTCCGAATTTACGGAATATTCTATCCATTATAAACGCTACACGTGACATATATCCACAGTCTTCAAGAAGTGATAATAAAAAGAATAATATCATAATTTGTGGTACAAATCCTAATACTGCTCCTACGCCACCAATTAATCCATCAACGACTAATCCTTGTAACCAATCTGCTACACCTAAACCTTCAAGCCAAGTTGAAACATTTCCACTTATAATATCTCCAAACAATGTATCATTAGTCCAATCAGTAACTATAGTTCCAAGTGAACTTACTGCTATGTAGTATACTCCCCACATAATTAATGCAAAAATAGGCAATGCCAAAAATCTGTTTGTAACAATCTTATCAATTTTATCTGATGTAGTTTCATCATTTTTGCTATTTTTTCTTACTGTTTTAGAAATTACTTTTCCAATAAAATCATATCGTTCTCCAGTGATTATACTTTCACTATCATCATCAAATTCATTTTCACATTTTTTAGTTATATTTTCTGCTTTCTCCAAGATTTCTTTTGAGAATTTATTCTTTTCTAGAATGTTCTTATCACGTTCAAAAAGCTTAATTGATAACCATCTAGAATTTATTGTTTTATTAAAATCACTTCTACTTAAAATATTTTCAATATTATTAATTGGATTTTCTACTTCTTGTGATAGTTCTAATTTAAAATTATTAATATTTGATTCTTTTGAAATTTCAATTGCTTTTTCAACAACTTTTTTGATACCTTGTCCTTTTATAGCAGATGTTTCAATAACTGGACACCCTAATGATTGAGAAAGTTTTTCTATATTTATCTTATCTCCATTCTTTTTAACAATATCCATCATATTAAGTGCTACAACTGTTGGAATTCCTAATTCTAAAACTTGAGTAGTTAAATATAAATTTCTTTCAATATTAGATGCATCAACTATGTTAATTATTGCATCCGGTTTATCATTTACCATAAAATCACGTGTTACTACTTCTTCAAGTGTATAAGGTGAAAGTGAATATATCCCTGGTAAATCTACAATTTCAACTTCCTTATTCCACTTTAATTTACCACCTTTTTTTTCAACTGTTACCCCTGGCCAGTTACCTACATATTGTGTTGATCCTGTTAGGTCATTAAACATAGTAGTTTTTCCACAATTGGGATTACCCGCAAGACCTATCTTTATTGACATTTGTCTTCCCCCTTAATTTATATAGATTATCATTCTCATTGAATAACTTTATAAAATTAACTTAATATTTCTTATCCTACCACTATCATTTCTGCATCAGCTTTTCGAAGTGATAATTCATAATTTCTAACTCTTACTTCAATAGGATCTCCAAGTGGTGCTACTTTACGTACAAATATTTCACATCCTTTAGTTATTCCCATATCCATAATACGTCTTTTTATAGGACCTACCCCTTGTATTTTTAGTACATTAACAGTTTGTCCACATTTAACATCTTTTAATGTATTCATTAATATTTCCTCCCTAAACTATTATTCTACTAGCTATAGATTTATCTAATGCTACTCTACTGCCTTTTACTTTTATTATTAAACTGCCTGCTATTTCAGAAATAATATTTACAGTTTCTCCTACAATAAATCCTAAACTTGATAGAAACTTTTTTGTTTCATCATTACCTCTAATTTTTTTAATTGACATATTTTGTCCTGTATTTGCTAATATTAATGGCATATTTGTTCCTCCTCATATTGTGTATTATACAAAAAATATATAATACAGTTATTATGAAAATGAATGATCTTTTCTATTGATAATTATTATCATGATATGATTATAGCACTTTTGTCCAGGATTGAAAATGATTTTCATTAATTTTTCTGCATTTTTAACTTTTATTCATAAAAAAGGTTTTATAACTATAATATTAATATTTTAATAACCTAATATATACACTTTTCATAATTTTTCTAATTAAGGTAATCTATATAGATGAGAATTTTTAAATTAATAAAGAGTATTAACTAAAAATATAGTTAATACTCTTTGATTCTAAACCTCATTTACATATATAATATCAATACGGTTATATTACTTATTAAAATTTATTCTTATATTAATATTTAAGTTTTATCATGTTATTTATTACTTGCACACATTTCCTGCAACATTTAGTACATCCCACGTTCTTGAAAATGGAGGCGAATAACATAAATCAAGCATACCTAGTTCTTTGGTGGTTAGTTTTCCAAATATACATGCAGCAATAATGTTAACTCTTTGCACAGCATCCTTATATCCTGCCACTTGTCCTCCTAATATCTTTTTACTTTTAGATTCATAAATTAACTTAACATATATCTTATTTTGACCTGGATAATAATTTGTTTGATTCATATCGGTTATAAATTTAGCTTTATAGTCTATTCCTATCTCTTTAGCCTTTTCTTCTGTTATACCTGTTCTCCCTGCTTCCATATCTAAAATTTTTATACAACTAGATGATAATGATCCTTGAAATGTCAAATTAGCTCCACCTAAGTTTTCCCCAACAATACGTCCAAGTTTATTAGCTCCTGTCGCAAGTGGAACATAACTTCTTTCATTTGTAATTACTTGATTTATTGTAGCGCAATCCCCTGCTGAATACACGTCTTCAATTGAAGTTCTACCATACTCATCTACAATAATTGCTCCATTGGGTAGCATATCTATACCACTGTCTTTAATAAATTCTGTGTTAGGTTTAACTCCAGTGGCTATAATTACTATATCAACATTTATTTCTCTTTTATTGGTACG
This region includes:
- a CDS encoding DUF1540 domain-containing protein, with the protein product MQKINCDVNNCSHNCSGTCYANRVDIGGNSAQKDCDTCCGSFLDKKLYSDLTNNSNSSGECDCLVCTVKTCTHNRNNLCDLSSIHVSGSKPNMYTETNCASFKNK
- a CDS encoding FeoB-associated Cys-rich membrane protein, which translates into the protein MLATIIIAGIIFFLMALVIVNRIRKSKKGEGGCGCGCSGCSSAAICHSKGNNGITIK
- the feoB gene encoding ferrous iron transport protein B translates to MSIKIGLAGNPNCGKTTMFNDLTGSTQYVGNWPGVTVEKKGGKLKWNKEVEIVDLPGIYSLSPYTLEEVVTRDFMVNDKPDAIINIVDASNIERNLYLTTQVLELGIPTVVALNMMDIVKKNGDKINIEKLSQSLGCPVIETSAIKGQGIKKVVEKAIEISKESNINNFKLELSQEVENPINNIENILSRSDFNKTINSRWLSIKLFERDKNILEKNKFSKEILEKAENITKKCENEFDDDSESIITGERYDFIGKVISKTVRKNSKNDETTSDKIDKIVTNRFLALPIFALIMWGVYYIAVSSLGTIVTDWTNDTLFGDIISGNVSTWLEGLGVADWLQGLVVDGLIGGVGAVLGFVPQIMILFFLLSLLEDCGYMSRVAFIMDRIFRKFGLSGKSFIPMLISSGCGVPGIMATRTMENDRDRKMTIMLTTFIPCGAKVPIIALFAGAIFGGASWVAPSVYFLGIIMIIICGILLKKTKLFKGEPAPFVMELPQYHIPTLKSVLMHMWDRGKAFIIKAGTIIFVACGAIWFMQSFNWSLEMVDASESILASIGSVFAPIFAPLGFGNWQSAVATITGLVAKENVVATFGILFGIAEATEEDPTLIMNVAGMFTAVSAFAFIAFNMLCAPCFAAIGAIKREMGSWKWTWITLGFQTGTAYLVALLINQVGNALFYSGSVVGAVISIAIVLVIIIGILLSAKKETSMNGKVQLSYTK
- a CDS encoding FeoA family protein yields the protein MNTLKDVKCGQTVNVLKIQGVGPIKRRIMDMGITKGCEIFVRKVAPLGDPIEVRVRNYELSLRKADAEMIVVG
- a CDS encoding FeoA family protein, which codes for MPLILANTGQNMSIKKIRGNDETKKFLSSLGFIVGETVNIISEIAGSLIIKVKGSRVALDKSIASRIIV